In Streptomyces thermolilacinus SPC6, a single genomic region encodes these proteins:
- a CDS encoding sugar phosphate isomerase/epimerase family protein, whose translation MGRLPRAKVALSTASVYPESTATAFEVAARLGYDGVEVMVWTDPVSQDLEALRRLSDYHQVPVLAVHAPCLLITQRVWSTDPWVKLQRARAAAEKLGASTVVVHPPFRWQRQYARDFVSGIWRMANETDVRFAVENMYPWRYRDREMLAYAPEWDVTKDDYRHYTVDLSHTATARTDAMAMVSRMGDRLGHVHLADGRGSAKDEHLVPGRGTQPCAELLEHLARTGFDGHVVIEVNTRRAMSAAEREADLAEALAFTRQHLASSARVP comes from the coding sequence GTGGGGCGCCTTCCCCGCGCGAAGGTCGCCCTCTCGACGGCCTCGGTCTACCCGGAGTCGACGGCGACGGCCTTCGAGGTGGCCGCGCGCCTCGGCTACGACGGGGTCGAGGTCATGGTGTGGACGGACCCGGTCAGCCAGGACCTGGAGGCCCTGCGGCGGCTCTCGGACTACCACCAGGTGCCCGTCCTCGCCGTGCACGCCCCCTGCCTGCTGATCACCCAGCGCGTCTGGTCCACCGACCCGTGGGTCAAGCTCCAGCGCGCCCGGGCGGCGGCGGAGAAGCTCGGCGCCTCGACGGTCGTCGTGCACCCGCCGTTCCGCTGGCAGCGGCAGTACGCGCGCGACTTCGTCTCCGGCATCTGGCGGATGGCGAACGAGACGGACGTGCGGTTCGCCGTCGAGAACATGTACCCGTGGCGCTACCGCGACCGCGAGATGCTCGCGTACGCCCCCGAGTGGGACGTCACCAAGGACGACTACCGCCACTACACGGTGGACCTCTCCCACACGGCGACCGCCCGGACGGACGCGATGGCCATGGTGTCCCGGATGGGCGACCGGCTGGGCCACGTCCACCTCGCGGACGGGCGCGGCTCCGCGAAGGACGAGCACCTCGTACCGGGCCGGGGCACGCAGCCGTGCGCCGAGCTGCTGGAGCACCTGGCGCGCACCGGCTTCGACGGGCACGTCGTCATCGAGGTCAACACGCGGCGCGCCATGTCCGCCGCCGAACGGGAGGCCGACCTCGCCGAGGCGCTGGCCTTCACCCGGCAGCACCTGGCGTCGTCGGCCCGCGTTCCGTGA